The following proteins are encoded in a genomic region of Sebastes fasciatus isolate fSebFas1 chromosome 12, fSebFas1.pri, whole genome shotgun sequence:
- the hivep3b gene encoding transcription factor HIVEP3 isoform X2 — translation MEAEPSRPADGERSGRQEQQQQHVTPESSLGSCPPQQPQQPSNPRPVHRSVGRLQNRQPKRTEHLLRLQQQQAVQWQQSDTAGPSGGSFYSPASSSISSLPSTSSTRGEHGHGVPSQSSQEGLEGVSSPRKGEKKPPKPGKYVCTYCGRPCAKPSVLQKHIRSHTGERPYPCVPCGFSFKTKSNLYKHRKSHAHRIKAGLASSRDEPSLSGPEGSGVGEDPEEHTEGESTESEEETGQHRKSSSKEMSGQQRKGGKEPLGGSEESQRPEDSQAVKQRLALRLSERKRGQMASPDDPPSSLSTSSSSLGPGSKGSTESGYFSGSGSTDLSQASPPSTSAKTYAEIILGKYGRLGGQQRSPHQQQPHSSSFFGTEEKSIPFTVPKTQVIEHITKLITINEAVVDTTKIDSVKPRRSSLSRKSSMESPKFTTPLDPYAFDHKGEAPGSSGLKHLHSPEADPPGTQEQSAVPLHRSHSMPSSTSQGEPSTSGAMSPRGYRLCQSFDEQQAAAAEMRVAQAQRMLRRQPAIEVPLGAELMPEEAGATSSSSARGAEQARQPQQQQQQKSPSLFECEACRAHFQHSDGYEAHRAACPGQQTLEQESGEASKPCREDRPQMMMHYKFRALAMAVRKRRKEESLEEDPPSPGSVAVSGSSAGLIPVPSRPEHSQVLSGVSLQTEPKQQQQQQQQQQQQQQQDRKGVSVIQHTSSFEKQESVSMESQEPDLRESQQTQQPEPKPSPSTSRLIRQPNIQVPEILVTVEPDTDMPSVSPPVTASSFKEAERVEEFQWPQRSQSLAQLPAEKLPPKKKRLRLAEAAQSSGESSFESVSVPRSPSQESNISHTSSLTASFEDTARSEPAVWASSSQSSQMLTVPSSHQHHQSHKEMRRSASEQTPASAQQTEQVSETRSKSFDYGSLTPQQSSSSWKERRKCLLVKHATLGEPEQEEGAGVSQLSRAESPKPGPSRSIRPPLYSTEVSSQFSLDVTGKALQLLQPQVFPPVQDVLPLQQAFPPGSLSQLIPVTTAITEVLSTQIIHRAFLHSHTAPPPIQIHPAQIHMAEQLGIPFHQLPTLVPLQFASRTRASQALFLPFPPRLTAHVPSPSTTESRPSISSMSSPHTHQSLVRISYHHPRTIVATCVAQLTPVVSLVVPVRLQTHIPTYASAMYTTLSQILATTRSQEPICCTAMVIMGQVERDKLQRSYLRVPSPNIKSLLPLTMPTELASGSGEGYGPLGAGGSKRMLSPAASLELSTEAQRHQKRVKEEEEGEEDKAGEEEEDVRQEEESKATGRELEEGEKKQPEGEEVTTGKVEGEQEQVPRKHNREEKEEEEEEEVKELTEKTSKKKEEVPVVQEGAERPAAPSFPSLHNSPSVNWCYLNYVKPNPSTLRDPRCSVYSTWSVSAHNPNLPGLSTKVALSLLCSKQKHSSETYTMAMATNPAKSILAPAGSRTPRVSEVHATPPSTLTKVKDQQQLDKEENKEMREEEEPSTSKQSEPARVRIFDGGYKSNEEYVYVRGRGRGKYICEECGIRCKKPSMLKKHIRTHTDVRPYICKHCNFAFKTKGNLTKHMKSKAHGKKCQAMGVSESSLDEPESEETAGSDERACGSEEQEEHQFSDVEESEDDDDNDDDDDEEEESASHDDPSSCSSDTLHSTGGHSSLSRRSQQGTPDPEAPGPSPGPEHSPRGVWPSRRAASPGSRRALFSRRGWKASPRAFSPSSESCSPSRSLSPRLELSSPIHSLSPRTELSSPSRHFSPSPERGPSSIRPVSPLRPILPSCYRSSQAWTPPSPLGLHHRTPGYLPWESPGTKGSHIRPVKRGTAAAEGPTLPEAGLFPPAFRISTWEAYPGHQTADNIFSHLPMHSQQAKVPYLMIPIGGIQMVQARSRSHPITPSSPTSPPIEGPSLARFESYWGGTPRTQGLRTPGERWSEHQTAGTSQSGRCVLSTEAPTRSKQESETTDSKQYGSSPSSAHTRRPATETTKHCVRDGSRAPLSLAAPVASHVIIGQQPEVEEPPSGGDPVEGGAKGDRTDQST, via the exons ATGGAGGCTGAGCCCAGCCGTCCGGCTGATGGGGAGCGCTCTGGAAGgcaagagcagcagcagcagcatgtgacGCCTGAATCCTCTCTAGGATCTTGTCCACCTCAGCAGCCCCAGCAGCCTTCGAATCCTCGCCCTGTACACAGATCCGTGGGCCGCCTGCAAAACCGCCAGCCCAAACGCACTGAACATCTGCTTCGGttacagcagcagcaagcaGTACAATGGCAGCAATCAGACACCGCAGGTCCCTCAGGAGGCAGCTTCTACTCTCCAGCTTCCTCATCAATCTCATCCCTCCCATCTACTTCCTCCACCCGGGGCGAGCATGGTCACGGGGTCCCATCTCAGTCCAGCCAAGAGGGCCTAGAAGGAGTCAGCTCACCCAGAAAAGGGGAGAAGAAACCCCCAAAACCAGGGAAATATGTGTGCACTTACTGTGGCCGTCCATGTGCCAAGCCAAGCGTTCTTCAGAAACACATTCGCTCCCATACAGGAGAAAGACCCTACCCGTGTGTCCCCTGTGGCTTTTCTTTCAAGACCAAGAGCAACCTGTACAAGCACCGCAAGTCCCATGCCCACCGCATTAAAGCGGGCCTGGCGTCCAGTCGCGATGAGCCCAGTTTGAGTGGACCAGAGGGCAGTGGCGTTGGAGAAGACCCCGAggaacacacagagggagaaagcACAGAGTCTGAGGAAGAGACGGGCCAACACAGAAAATCCTCCTCTAAGGAGATGTCGGGCCAGCAGAGGAAAGGTGGCAAGGAGCCGCTGGGAGGCTCAGAGGAGAGCCAGAGGCCCGAAGACTCCCAGGCTGTCAAGCAAAGGCTGGCGCTAAGGCTTAGCGAAAGGAAACGTGGCCAGATGGCTTCTCCAGATgaccctccttcctccctctccacctcatcttcctctctaGGCCCTGGTAGTAAGGGCAGCACAGAGTCTGGCTACTTCTCCGGGTCAGGCAGCACTGACCTGTCCCAAGCTAGCCCTCCCAGCACCAGTGCCAAAACCTACGCAGAAATTATTCTAGGTAAATATGGAAGACTGGGAGGGCAGCAGCGCAGTCCCCATCAGCAGCAGCCTCATTCTTCCTCATTCTTCGGAACGGAGGAGAAGAGCATTCCTTTCACTGTACCCAAAACCCAAGTAATAGAACACATCACCAAGCTCATCACTATCAATGAAGCGGTAGTAGACACCACTAAGATTGACAGTGTGAAGCCTAGACGCTCCTCTCTGTCCAGGAAGAGCAGCATGGAGTCACCCAAATTTACCACCCCGTTAGATCCTTACGCATTCGACCACAAAGGAGAAGCCCCTGGCTCCAGCGGTTTGAAGCACCTTCACAGTCCTGAGGCAGATCCACCAGGTACCCAGGAGCAGTCGGCGGTGCCTCTGCACAGAAGCCACTCAATGCCATCCTCTACCAGCCAAGGAGAGCCCTCCACCTCTGGCGCCATGTCTCCCAGAGGTTACCGCCTCTGCCAGTCGTTCGATGAGCAGCAAGCGGCGGCAGCAGAGATGAGGGTTGCCCAAGCCCAGCGCATGCTGAGGCGCCAGCCTGCCATAGAAGTTCCACTGGGAGCTGAGCTAATGCCGGAGGAGGCCGGcgccacttcctcctcctcagccagAGGCGCCGAACAAGCCAGGCAgccacagcagcaacaacagcaaaagAGTCCGAGCCTGTTTGAATGTGAAGCATGTAGGGCCCACTTCCAACACAGCGATGGCTACGAGGCCCACAGAGCCGCATGCCCAGGGCAGCAAACCCTGGAGCAGGAGAGCGGGGAAGCAAGTAAACCGTGCAGGGAGGATCGCCCCCAGATGATGATGCACTATAAGTTCCGAGCGCTGGCCATGgcggtgaggaagaggaggaaagaggaaagcCTGGAGGAGGATCCTCCCAGCCCTGGATCTGTAGCCGTGTCAGGCAGCTCTGCAGGCCTCATTCCTGTGCCAAGcagaccagagcacagccaggTCCTCTCAG GTGTTTCTTTACAGACTGagccaaaacaacaa cagcagcagcagcagcagcagcagcagcagcagcagcaggacaggaagGGTGTGTCCGTCATCCAACACACAAGCTCTTTTGAGAAGCAGGAGAGTGTATCCATGGAGAGTCAGGAACCAGACCTCAGAGAGAGTCAGCAAACACAACAGCCCGAGCCAAAACCGTCACCCTCTACATCTCGCCTCATCCGCCAGCCAAACATCCAAGTGCCAGAGATCCTTGTTACTGTGGAGCCCGACACTGACATGCCATCTGTGTCGCCGCCAGTGACAGCATCCTCATTCAAG GAGGCAGAGCGAGTGGAGGAGTTCCAGTGGCCTCAGCGTAGCCAGTCTCTGGCCCAGCTCCCTGCAGAGAAGCTGccaccaaagaagaagagacTCCGCCTGGCAGAAGCAGCCCAGTCCTCTGGGGAGTCCAGCTTTGAGTCTGTGTCTGTGCCTCGCAGCCCCAGTCAAGAGAGCAACATCTCCCACACTTCAAGCCTTACTGCTTCCTTCGAGGACACGGCGAGATCGGAGCCTGCCGTCTGGGCCTCTAGTAGCCAAAGCTCCCAGATGTTGACGGTACCGTCTtcccaccaacaccaccaaagCCACAAGGAGATGAGGCGCTCGGCCTCGGAGCAGACCCCTGCCAGCGCCCAACAAACGGAGCAGGTCTCAGAGACCAGAAGTAAGTCATTTGACTATGGGTCCCTGACCCCTCAGCAATCTTCGTCCTCCTGGAAAGAAAGGAGGAAGTGTCTCCTTGTGAAGCACGCCACCTTGGGGGAGCCTGAGCAGGAGGAGGGGGCTGGCGTGAGTCAGCTGTCCAGAGCAGAGAGTCCAAAGCCTGGGCCATCACGCTCCATCCGTCCTCCTCTATACTCAACAGAGGTTAGCTCCCAGTTCAGCCTGGACGTCACGGGGAAAGCCTTGCAGCTGTTACAGCCGCAAGTCTTCCCGCCCGTTCAGGATGTGCTCCCTCTGCAGCAAGCGTTTCCCCCAGGATCGCTATCCCAGCTGATCCCCGTCACCACGGCCATCACTGAAGTACTCTCCACCCAGATCATCCACAGAGCCTTcttacattcacacacagctCCTCCACCAATACAGATTCACCCAGCGCAGATCCACATGGCAGAACAGTTGGGGATACCGTTTCATCAGCTTCCTACTCTAGTTCCTCTCCAGTTCGCTTCTAGGACTAGAGCCAGCCAGGCTCTGTTCTTGCCTTTTCCTCCAAGACTTACTGCACATGTTCCTTCCCCTTCCACGACAGAGAGCAGACCCTCGATCTCTTCCATGTCTTCTCCCCATACACATCAGTCCCTTGTAAGAATCTCTTACCACCACCCACGGACGATCGTCGCCACATGCGTGGCACAGCTCACACCAGTAGTGTCCCTCGTGGTGCCGGTGCGCCTCCAGACCCATATACCTACCTATGCCAGCGCCATGTATACCACCCTGTCCCAGATACTGGCCACCACACGCTCACAGGAACCCATTTGTTGCACAGCTATGGTCATCATGGGCCAGGTGGAGCGGGACAAACTGCAGAGGTCCTACTTGAGGGTCCCCTCGCCAAACATCAAGAGCCTTCTCCCCCTGACTATGCCAACGGAGCTGGCCTCAGGATCCGGGGAGGGATACGGTCCGCTGGGGGCTGGAGGAAGCAAACGCATGCTTTCTCCTGCAGCCAGCCTGGAGCTCAGCACAGAGGCACAGCGCCACCAGAAAAGggtaaaagaggaggaggaaggggaggaggataaggcaggagaggaagaggaggatgtaaGACAGGAAGAAGAAAGTAAAGCCACTGGAAGAGAACTGGAAGAGGGGGAGAAGAAACAGCCAGAGGGGGAAGAGGTGACAACTGGGAAAGTGGAGGGGGAGCAGGAGCAAGTACCAAGGAAACATAAcagggaggaaaaggaggaggaggaagaggaggaggtgaaggagctCACTGAAAAGACAAgtaaaaaaaaggaggaggtgCCAGTTGTGCAAGAGGGGGCTGAAAGACCAGCGGCCCCTTCGTTCCCCAGCCTCCACAACTCCCCCTCAGTCAACTGGTGCTACCTGAACTATGTCAAACCCAACCCGTCTACCCTGAGGGACCCCCGCTGCTCAGTTTACTCTACCTGGAGCGTCAGCGCTCACAACCCCAACCTGCCGGGCCTCAGCACTAAGGTGGCGTTGTCTCTGCTGTGCTCCAAACAGAAGCACAGCTCAGAGACGTACACCATGGCCATGGCCACAAACCCGGCCAAGAGCATACTGGCCCCTGCCGGTAGCAGGACCCCACGTGTGTCAGAG GTACATGCCACCCCACCCAGCACCCTCACCAAAGTAAAGGATCAGCAGCAGcttgacaaggaggagaacaaagagatgagagaagaggaagaaccCTCCACCTCCAAACAGAGCGAACCCGCTCGTGTTCGCATCTTCGATGGCGG gtatAAGTCCAATGAAGAGTATGTTTATGTGAGAGGTCGCGGCCGGGGCAAGTACATATGTGAAGAGTGTGGCATCCGCTGTAAGAAGCCTAGCATGCTGAAAAAGCACATTCGAACGCACACCGATGTCCGTCCGTATATTTGCAAACACTGCAACTTTGCCTTCAAAACCAAAG GGAACCTCACTAAACACATGAAGTCAAAGGCTCATGGGAAAAAATGCCAGGCAATGGGAGTATCCGAGTCATCACTGGACGAGCCGGAGAGCGAGGAAACAG CAGGAAGTGACGAACGCGCTTGCGGCtcagaggaacaggaggaacaccAGTTTTCTGACGTGGAAGAGTCCGAGGACGACGACGACAACGACGACGACGATGACGAAGAAGAGGAGTCCGCATCCCATGACGATCCGTCCTCCTGCTCGTCGGACACTCTCCATTCAACGGGAGGGCATTCCAGCTTGAGCAGGCGCTCTCAGCAGGGCACACCTGACCCCGAGGCACCGGGCCCCAGTCCGGGTCCGGAGCACTCCCCGAGGGGAGTCTGGCCCAGCAGACGAGCCGCATCCCCAGGCAGCAGGAGGGCGCTGTTCTCCCGGCGGGGCTGGAAGGCGTCGCCAAGAGCCTTCTCCCCCAGCAGCGAGAGCTGTTCCCCGAGCCGTAGCCTCTCGCCCCGTCTGGAGCTGTCCTCGCCCATCCACAGCCTCTCCCCCAGGACGGAGCTGTCCTCGCCCAGCCGACACTTCTCGCCCTCCCCCGAGAGAGGGCCGTCTTCTATCAGACCCGTTTCTCCTCTTCGCCCCATTTTGCCCAGCTGCTACCGGTCATCACAAGCCTGGACCCCTCCTTCGCCACTCGGGCTACATCACAGGACTCCTGGATACCTACCATGGGAGAGCCCTGGTACAAAGGGTAGTCATATCAGACCg GTGAAAAGgggtacagcagcagcagaggggcCAACATTGCCAGAGGCCGGCTTGTTCCCACCTGCTTTCCGTATTTCCACCTGGGAGGCTTATCCCGGACACCAGACAGCAGACAACATCTTCAGCCATCTTCCCATGCACTCCCAACAAGCCAAGGTCCCCTATCTGATGATCCCCATCGGAGGGATCCAAATGGTACAGGCCAGATCGAGGTCCCACCCCATCACCCCCTCGTCCCCAACGTCTCCCCCCATTGAGGGGCCATCGCTGGCCAGATTTGAATCATACTGGGGCGGGACCCCCAGAACTCAAGGGCTTAGGACTCCTGGAGAGCGCTGGTCAGAGCACCAGACAGCAGGAACCAGCCAGTCAGGGCGGTGCGTTCTCAGCACAGAAGCACCAACGCGTTCCAAACAGGAGTCGGAGACCACGGACTCAAAGCAATATGGCAGCTCACCCAGCTCCGCCCACACCCGCAGGCCTGCTACTGAGACCACCAAACACTGCGTCAGAGACGGTTCAAGAGCACCCCTCAGTCTAGCGGCCCCCGTAGCCTCGCATGTCATCATCGGACAGCAGCCGGAGGTGGAGGAGCCTCCGTCTGGTGGCGATCCGGTGGAGGGAGGAGCTAAAGGAGACAGAACAGACCAGAGCACTTAA